The DNA window AATATATGGAGTAAAGAGAAATAGTTTTGAAATAGTATTCCAAAGATGATTTCTCGTTATTTTACCAATTCAATGTTGATTGCCGAAAATCCTTTCGCAGATCTTTCTTTCTCGAAAGATACTTTGTGCCCTTTTTTCAGGATTTCTCTTGCATTATTTTGGTGGAAAAACACATTTTCTTTTGAACGATCTTCGGTGATGAAACCGTAACCTTTTTCACTTAAGAAAGTGATGATTCCAGACTTTCTAGTTTCTTCTTCAGGAATAGGAGCAGCTCCTAATTGAATATCGTCTAGAGAAACCTCTTGTCTTTTTTCTGGCGGAGTAGTTGTAATTCTTCCGAACTCATCTACATAGGAAAACATATCTTCTAGTTCTTTTCCTTTGTTGTTGTTCGCTTTACGCTCTTCACGGCGCTGTGCTTTTTCTTTTTGTTTTTGAATTTTTTTCTTAAAGTTTTCTTTTTTTGAGAAAGAATCTGCCATAAATAATGTTCTGTTTGTTTTTTAATGAATGATGAAACCAATGAATATTGGTGTATTGCGTGCTATAAGAAATCTGCTAATTTTATAAACAGAGCGCTTATATCATAAGGATCAGGGGAACTTCGTCCAGGTTATTTTGCCTTGTTTTGCTTTCAGGGTTATGTGCATCTGTGAGGTGTTATTCTAAAAAGGGACGCTGAAAAAGCAAAAACTGAAAAAGAAATAAAAAAATATTCTAAACTGTAACAGATAGCAAAGGCAGTAACCTATTTTATAAATTATTCTACAAAGGTACACTAAATAAATGACGTGACCTAATGATGAGTTTTTGGGGGAGGATTTCACTGTGATTAGGGTTTGGGTTGAATCAAGTGGCAGTCAAAGTGCAGTTTTGTTCGGAAAAAGTACCGTTTTTCCGAAGCTAATTCGAACTTGATTCGAACAAGACTCGAAGGAAAGTGGAAAAAAGGAGTGTGAATGAGTGTTTTTTTTGGAGATAATAAGAGAGGGTGATGTCTAAATGAACAGCAACTGAGGTGCAATTATCCTGCCTTTATCCTACAATTATCGAGGAAGGGTGTAGTAAGGATGTGACAATTAAAAAAGTCCCACCGAAGCAGGACTATAGATTTTACATCTACGGCATATAGCCTTATTGTGATAAGATTAAAGATTAGAAATTTTAATCATACTACAAATATAAATAAAAATTTATTGTAAAAGATTATGGTTTTCCGTATTGTGCAAAATTTTCTTTTTGCTAATTTTATAAATTCATAAAATAAAACTAATACTTATGGCAAAAATTCTAGGATTAGACTTGGGAACGAACTCTATTGGGTGGGCGATTGTAGAAAAAAATAATAGTGATTTTACTTTAATAGATAAAGGCGTTAGAATATTTTCTGAAGGAGTTAAAACAGAAAAAGGGATAGAGCGTTCACGTGCTGCTGAACGTACAGGTTACAGAAGTGCAAGGAAAATAAAATATAGAAGAAAATTAAGAAAGTACGAAACTTTAAAAGTTCTTTCTAAAAATAGAATGTGTCCTTTACAAATAGAAGATGTAGAAGCTTGGAAAAAATCTGGGTTTAAAGACTACCCATTAATTCCTGAATTTTTACAGTGGTTAAGAACAAATGATCATGAAAATGTAAATCCTTATTTTTTTAGAGATAAAGCAAGTAGAGCAAAAGTTTCTTTGTGGGAATTAGGTCGAGCTTTTTATCATATTGCCCAAAGAAGAGGCTTTTTAAGTAATAGATTAGACCAGTCATCAGAAGGTGTTTTAGAAGAACATAATCCGCAGATACAAAGTTTAATTGAAGATTTAGAAGAAACGAGTACTATTTTGAATGAAGTAAGAGATTATTACATTAATCTAGGCTTGTTAGATGGGGTAAAAGGGGATTTCAAAAAGGAATTAGATGAAGGAGAAAAGAAATTGAAATCTTTATATAATACTTTAATCGCTATCATAAAAAAGAATGAGAATGATGTTCAAAAATGTAAGGATGAAATCATTAAAAGGCTCAATAAAAAAGAAGATTTAGGTAAAGTAAAAGGAAAAATAAAAGATATCTCTCAAGCAATGCTTGATGGTAATTTTAAAACATTAGGACAATATTTTTATAGCCTTTACAATAAGGGAAAAATAAGGAATCAATATACCTCTAGAGAAGAGCATTATTTACAAGAGTTTATAACTATTTGTAAAGTTCAGGGGATTAATGGGATTAATGATGAAGAGATTCTACCAGAAAAAAAATTCACCGGCTTAGCAAAAGATTTGTACAAAGCAATTTTCTTCCAAAGACCTCTTAAATCACAAAAAGGATTAATTGGTAAATGTTCTTTTGAAAAAAATAAATCAAGATGTGCCATTTCTCATCCTGATTTTGAAGAATACAGAATGTGGAATTATCTTAATACGATAAAGTTTGGCACTCAAAGTGATAAAAAGTTACGATTTTTAACCCAAGAAGAAAAGCTAAAGTTAATCCCTAAATTTTACAGAAAAAACGATTTTAATTTTGAGGTTTTAGCAAAAGAATTAATAGATAAAGGAGCAACGTTTGGCTTTTATAAATCTTCAAGAAAGAATGAATTTTTGTATTGGTTTAATTATAAACCTACCGATACTGTTTCTGCTTGCCAGTTTTCAGCATCTCTTAAAAACGCAATAGGTGAGGATTGGCAGACTAAAGTTTTTACTTATAAAACATTAAATTCTGAAAAGAAAGAAGTAATAAGAACTGTAGACTATAGAGATTTATGGCATCTTTTATCTGCATCAACTTCGGATATTTATTTGTATGAATATGCAAAAGAAAAATTGGGCTTAGAAGATAAAAGTGCAAAGACATTCAGTAAAATAAAGTTGAAAAAAGACTTTGCTAGCTTAAGTTTATCCGCCATAAATAAAATTTTACCATATATAAAAGAAGGTTTATTATATTCTCACGCTGTTTTTATGGCGAATATAGAAAAAGTGGTAGATGAGCATATATGGAAAGATGTAAAAGAAAGAACTATCATACAAAATGAAATTTCTAAAATAATTAAAAGTGATGTTTTTGAGAGAGAAGTAATAAATATAATCAACGGACTAATTAAAAATAGTAAAACAGAAGGGGAGAATTATGCTGAAGAATCTAAAAATATTTTTAAAACAGAATTTGATAATGCTATTGCTAAGATTTTTGAAAAGAATAATGATATTGAGTTTAATCAACCATTTCTAGATGATACTTATCTAAAATATGTAGAGGAACTGAAAAAATTTGATAAAGCAAGAAGTTTTTTACCCGTTCCAAGATTAGATGAAAAAGTAATTCAATTTTTATTAGGAAACAATAAAGATGGTATGGTTTATTGTTCGGATAAAAATAAAACTAAAAAACTATATCATCCTTCTGATATTGAAATTTTCAAAAAGAAAATCATTAAAGATGAGTTTGGAAATGAGAAAATGGTTTTAGGAAGTCCTCTCACTACATCAATTAAAAATCCTATGGCTATGAGAGCTTTACATCAATTGCGTAAAGTTCTTAATACGTTAATTTTAGAAGAACAGATTGATGAAAATACTAGAATTCACATAGAAATGGCTCGTGAATTAAATGATGCCAACAAAAGAAAGGGAATTCAGGATTATCAAAATGAGAACAAAAAATTCAGAGAAGATGCTATTAAAGAAATAAAGAAACTCTATTTCGAAGAATGTAAAAAAGAGGTTGAGCCTACAGAAGAAGATGTTCTTAGATATCAACTTTGGATAGAACAAGATAAAAAAGAAATTTATGAGCAAGGTAAGAGTATTAGAATTAGTGACATTATAGGAAGTAATCCTGCATATGACATAGAGCATACTGTACCAAGAAGTATTTCGCAAAATAATTCGTTGATGAATAAAACACTTTGTACTCCGCGTTTTAATAGAGAGATAAAAAAGCAGAAAATGCCAATTGAATTATCAAACTATGAAGAGATATTGCCACGCATTGAGCATTGGAAAAAAGAAGCGGAAGACCTTACAAGACAAATTGAATCTATTTCAAAATCTATAAAATCAGCATCAACCAAAGAAGCAAAAGACAAAAATATAAGAAGAAGACATTATCTTACTTTAAAACGTGATTATCTAAAAGGTAAATATGACCGTTTTATATGGGAAGAACCAAAAGTTGGTTTTAAAAACAGCCAGATTCCTGACACAGGAATTATTACCAAATATGCACAAGCGTATCTAAAATCTTATTTCAAAAGAGTAGAAAGCGTAAAAGGGGGTATGGTTGCCGAGTTCAGAAAGCAATGGGGAATACAAGAAAGTTACATAGATGAAAATGGTTTTAAACATTATAAGGAAAAGGACAGAAGTAAGCACACACATCACACTATTGATGCCATTACCATAGCTTGTATGACCAAAGATAAATATGATGTATTAGCACAAGCTTGGACTTCTGAAGATGAACAAGATAAGCAAAAAGCAAAAACTCTCATGTCAGAAGCCAAACCTTGGAAAACTTTTAAAGAAGATATTGAAAAAATAGAAGAAGAAATTTTGGTTTCTCATTTCACTCTAGATAATGTTAAAAAACAATCTAAAAAGATTGTGAGAGTTCGTGGTAAAAAACAATACGTAGCCGAAATAGAAAGAGATGTAAATGGAAAAGCCATGGCAAAAAAAGATGCTAATGGTAAAATTATTTACAAACTCAATGAAAAAGGAGAAAAAATACCAAGATTACAACAAGGAGATACCATAAGAGGTTCATTACACCAAGATAGCATTTATGGAGCGATTAAAAATCCTTTAAATCAAGAAGAAATAAAATACGTAATCCGCAAGGATTTAGAAAGTTTAAAAGCAAATGATGTAGATAATATTGTAGATGAAACAGTGAAGCAGAAAGTAAAAGAAGCTATAGAAAATAAGATTTTACTACTTTCTTCTAATGCACAGCAAAAAAATAAATTAGTAGATGATGTTTGGCTGAATAAAGAAAAACAAGTACCTATAAAAAAAGTAAGAATTTATGCCAATTCTGTAAAAAATCCTTTAGAAATAAAAGAGCAAAGTTTATTGTCTAAATCCAGAAAAGAGCATAAACAAAAAGTCTATGGACAGAATGATGAAAATTATGCCATGGCAATTTATGAATTAGATGGTAAGAGAGAATTTGAATTAATTAATAATTTTAATTTAGCTAAACTTATCAAGCAAAAAGAAGGTTTTTATCCTCTTAACAAAGAAAAAGAAGTAAAAGGAAAAAAAGTTTTATATCCAATAGCAAAAAGTAATTATAGAGATGTTGTTTTAAAACGAGGTCAACAAGTTGTCTTTTATGACAAAGAAGTGGAAAATCCAAAAGATATTTCAGAAGTTATTGATTTTAAAGGGAGAATCTATATAATTGAAGGTTTATCTATTCAAAGAATTGTAAGACCTTCAGGTAAAATAGACGAATATGGTGTTATAATGTTAAAATATTTCAAAGAAGCAAGAAAAGCAGATGAAATAAAAAAAGATAATTATAAACCCGATGGAGTTTTTAAATTAGGAGAAAATAGGCCAACAAGAAAAATGAATCATAGCCAATTTACAGCATTTGTAGAAGGCATTGATTTTAAAGTATTGCCAACTGGAAAGTTTGATAAAATTTAATTTTCTGGGAGTTCTTTGACATTAACGGATAATCATAAGCAACCAAACCACAACGGAGTTTCGGCGATAGCTCACTTCGTTGTGGTTTGATTAAAGATTAGAAAAAACGATATTGGAACAGTACGAACTGGACGCCGTTACCAAGTTGTGGTTTGATTAAAGATTAGAAAAAACGATATTAATTTATCAATACTCAATTAACCTTAAAGGTTGTGGTTTGATTAAAGATTAGAAAAAACGATATTAAGAGCTGATGAAGCAGGAAAGCTTTCCGTGTTGTGGTTTGATTAAAGATTAGAAAAAACGATATTAATTATAAAAAACTTCCATAGCCGGCTCCAGTTGTGGTTTGATTAAAGATTAGAAAAAACGATATTTTTGACAAGTTTCAAGGAAGTTCCGTTATCGTTGTGGTTTGATTAAAGATTAGAAAAAACGATATTAGTTGGCTCGCTACCTTCTAATAATCAATAGATTAATGATGAAATATCGTACATAAAAATGCTTCTTTTTTGCCTTGATACAGCAAGATTGAAGCATTTTTTG is part of the Cloacibacterium normanense genome and encodes:
- a CDS encoding cold-shock protein, whose product is MADSFSKKENFKKKIQKQKEKAQRREERKANNNKGKELEDMFSYVDEFGRITTTPPEKRQEVSLDDIQLGAAPIPEEETRKSGIITFLSEKGYGFITEDRSKENVFFHQNNAREILKKGHKVSFEKERSAKGFSAINIELVK
- the cas9 gene encoding type II CRISPR RNA-guided endonuclease Cas9 (Cas9, originally named Csn1, is the large, multifunctional signature protein of type II CRISPR/Cas systems. It is well known even to general audiences because its RNA-guided endonuclease activity has made it a popular tool for custom editing of eukaryotic genomes.) gives rise to the protein MAKILGLDLGTNSIGWAIVEKNNSDFTLIDKGVRIFSEGVKTEKGIERSRAAERTGYRSARKIKYRRKLRKYETLKVLSKNRMCPLQIEDVEAWKKSGFKDYPLIPEFLQWLRTNDHENVNPYFFRDKASRAKVSLWELGRAFYHIAQRRGFLSNRLDQSSEGVLEEHNPQIQSLIEDLEETSTILNEVRDYYINLGLLDGVKGDFKKELDEGEKKLKSLYNTLIAIIKKNENDVQKCKDEIIKRLNKKEDLGKVKGKIKDISQAMLDGNFKTLGQYFYSLYNKGKIRNQYTSREEHYLQEFITICKVQGINGINDEEILPEKKFTGLAKDLYKAIFFQRPLKSQKGLIGKCSFEKNKSRCAISHPDFEEYRMWNYLNTIKFGTQSDKKLRFLTQEEKLKLIPKFYRKNDFNFEVLAKELIDKGATFGFYKSSRKNEFLYWFNYKPTDTVSACQFSASLKNAIGEDWQTKVFTYKTLNSEKKEVIRTVDYRDLWHLLSASTSDIYLYEYAKEKLGLEDKSAKTFSKIKLKKDFASLSLSAINKILPYIKEGLLYSHAVFMANIEKVVDEHIWKDVKERTIIQNEISKIIKSDVFEREVINIINGLIKNSKTEGENYAEESKNIFKTEFDNAIAKIFEKNNDIEFNQPFLDDTYLKYVEELKKFDKARSFLPVPRLDEKVIQFLLGNNKDGMVYCSDKNKTKKLYHPSDIEIFKKKIIKDEFGNEKMVLGSPLTTSIKNPMAMRALHQLRKVLNTLILEEQIDENTRIHIEMARELNDANKRKGIQDYQNENKKFREDAIKEIKKLYFEECKKEVEPTEEDVLRYQLWIEQDKKEIYEQGKSIRISDIIGSNPAYDIEHTVPRSISQNNSLMNKTLCTPRFNREIKKQKMPIELSNYEEILPRIEHWKKEAEDLTRQIESISKSIKSASTKEAKDKNIRRRHYLTLKRDYLKGKYDRFIWEEPKVGFKNSQIPDTGIITKYAQAYLKSYFKRVESVKGGMVAEFRKQWGIQESYIDENGFKHYKEKDRSKHTHHTIDAITIACMTKDKYDVLAQAWTSEDEQDKQKAKTLMSEAKPWKTFKEDIEKIEEEILVSHFTLDNVKKQSKKIVRVRGKKQYVAEIERDVNGKAMAKKDANGKIIYKLNEKGEKIPRLQQGDTIRGSLHQDSIYGAIKNPLNQEEIKYVIRKDLESLKANDVDNIVDETVKQKVKEAIENKILLLSSNAQQKNKLVDDVWLNKEKQVPIKKVRIYANSVKNPLEIKEQSLLSKSRKEHKQKVYGQNDENYAMAIYELDGKREFELINNFNLAKLIKQKEGFYPLNKEKEVKGKKVLYPIAKSNYRDVVLKRGQQVVFYDKEVENPKDISEVIDFKGRIYIIEGLSIQRIVRPSGKIDEYGVIMLKYFKEARKADEIKKDNYKPDGVFKLGENRPTRKMNHSQFTAFVEGIDFKVLPTGKFDKI